Proteins found in one Agaribacterium sp. ZY112 genomic segment:
- a CDS encoding glycoside hydrolase family 117 protein, with product MEKKLSKASLRAIERGYDEKGPEWVIEFKVEELGGDFAYEEGVIRRDPTAVIKVDDVYHCWYTKGEGETAGFTGNPEDKVFPWDLTEVWHATSKDAYEWKEEGPAIKPGEAGRFDDRACFTPEILAHEGKYYLVYQTVKAPYLNRTIEEIAIAWADSPYGPWNKSDAPILSPSTGGKWKGDEDNRFIVEERGDFDSHKVHDPCLMHYQGKFYLYYKGETMGESMNFGGREIKHGVAIADNILGPYTKSEYNPISNSGHEVVVWEWNGGMASLLTTDGPEKNTCQWSEDGLNFDIMSHIKRTPEAIGLYREQGYESAKDPVHGISWGLCHKYDANFNWNYICRFKTKRQILEPGTFQNQGS from the coding sequence ATGGAAAAGAAACTCAGTAAAGCCAGCTTGCGCGCCATTGAGCGCGGCTACGATGAAAAAGGCCCAGAGTGGGTAATCGAGTTTAAAGTTGAAGAACTTGGCGGTGACTTTGCCTACGAAGAGGGTGTAATTCGCCGCGACCCAACAGCGGTTATAAAAGTAGATGATGTTTATCACTGCTGGTATACCAAAGGCGAAGGCGAAACGGCAGGTTTCACCGGCAACCCAGAAGACAAAGTATTTCCCTGGGACCTAACTGAAGTTTGGCATGCCACCTCTAAAGATGCTTATGAGTGGAAAGAAGAAGGGCCAGCAATCAAGCCTGGCGAAGCAGGTCGCTTTGACGACAGAGCCTGTTTCACTCCAGAAATACTTGCTCACGAAGGAAAGTATTACTTGGTTTATCAAACCGTAAAAGCGCCTTATCTAAACCGCACGATTGAAGAAATTGCAATCGCTTGGGCGGATAGCCCTTACGGCCCCTGGAACAAGAGTGATGCTCCTATCTTGAGCCCTTCTACCGGCGGCAAATGGAAAGGCGACGAAGATAATCGTTTTATTGTTGAAGAGCGTGGAGATTTTGATAGCCACAAAGTACACGACCCATGCTTGATGCACTATCAAGGTAAGTTTTACCTGTATTACAAAGGTGAAACCATGGGAGAAAGCATGAACTTTGGTGGTCGCGAAATCAAACACGGTGTTGCTATCGCCGACAATATTCTCGGACCTTATACCAAGTCTGAGTACAATCCGATTTCTAACTCAGGCCATGAAGTTGTTGTATGGGAGTGGAATGGCGGTATGGCCTCTTTATTAACAACTGACGGACCAGAGAAAAACACCTGCCAATGGTCCGAAGACGGTCTAAACTTTGACATCATGAGTCACATTAAAAGGACTCCAGAAGCTATTGGCTTGTATCGAGAACAAGGCTACGAAAGCGCCAAAGACCCAGTTCATGGTATTTCTTGGGGCCTATGCCACAAGTACGATGCAAATTTTAACTGGAACTATATTTGCCGCTTTAAAACAAAGCGCCAGATCCTAGAGCCAGGAACCTTTCAAAACCAAGGTTCCTAA
- a CDS encoding sugar kinase, with the protein MPNLVIFGETMVELSKATDELYKKGFAGDVHSVALYLKRAALAEDVKAYLMCACGQDLSGDQLIDTLHEQNIQSDLTLRHPDRTIGLYMVNTDANGERSFDYWRSTSAAKETLELLEQQGNNKLLDLKPDVFFFSGITLAILSDESRSKLWPLLEQLREQGCDILFDPNYRARLWNNDLDKARGEFEKAFKLSTTLLPSLEDVEMLYGITKFEASAKKLLELNPTATLLIKDGPNGMLYRDESEQFHLTVTPVEKVVDTTAAGDSFNGSFLAARAMGKDVRESLTFAAAIAAEVIQHRGAVIPLEPYTQARDAAL; encoded by the coding sequence ATGCCTAATCTCGTTATTTTTGGCGAAACTATGGTAGAGCTCAGTAAAGCTACAGATGAGCTCTATAAAAAAGGTTTTGCAGGTGACGTTCACAGCGTCGCTCTCTATCTAAAACGCGCCGCGCTTGCGGAAGATGTCAAAGCTTACTTAATGTGTGCCTGTGGCCAAGACCTCAGCGGCGATCAACTAATTGATACCTTGCACGAGCAAAATATTCAAAGTGACTTAACCTTGCGTCACCCCGATCGCACTATTGGCTTATACATGGTCAATACTGACGCTAATGGCGAGCGTAGTTTTGATTACTGGCGCTCTACTTCAGCAGCAAAAGAAACACTGGAGTTACTTGAGCAACAAGGTAATAACAAACTTTTAGACCTCAAACCAGACGTCTTCTTTTTCTCCGGCATTACTCTGGCAATCCTGAGCGATGAAAGCCGCTCTAAGCTTTGGCCTTTACTTGAGCAACTGCGTGAGCAAGGTTGTGACATTCTGTTTGATCCGAACTATCGCGCCCGCTTGTGGAATAACGACCTAGATAAAGCTCGCGGTGAATTCGAAAAAGCCTTCAAGCTAAGCACCACCCTATTACCTAGCCTTGAAGACGTAGAAATGCTTTACGGCATTACTAAGTTTGAAGCCAGTGCCAAGAAGCTACTGGAACTGAACCCAACTGCAACACTGCTTATTAAAGATGGCCCCAACGGCATGCTGTATCGTGATGAGAGTGAGCAATTCCACCTTACCGTAACACCGGTAGAAAAAGTGGTCGATACCACCGCAGCCGGAGACAGCTTTAACGGCAGCTTCTTGGCCGCACGCGCAATGGGTAAAGATGTACGAGAGTCACTTACATTTGCGGCGGCGATTGCAGCCGAAGTCATTCAGCATCGCGGTGCAGTTATTCCACTTGAGCCCTATACTCAAGCCCGTGACGCAGCACTTTAA
- a CDS encoding beta-galactosidase, whose amino-acid sequence MKNYKLKALSAGVLLCSSLLLGACQETKTDDAAVKQHEVLETLYSFDADTIPSDVKFIYGKGELIEDPSGKSHELRVKLDSKKNAYANVHIQPEKPWDWSQYNDFSLAIDVGNLGDVSAQIYVDITDIDGANYTRTIAVPVGPAETYYGKMRGHDLGTPDGDVNVELNFESGLRSNPPTWNGYDDNIFVSLWGKKNLNTSGIVRIALSVQSALRDKEFTIDNVRLIKNPKQDPKFLVGIVDQYGQNAKNEFPGKIHSDEEMLAQRDSELKALKAGKPKDRGKFNGWTAGPKLKATGYFRTEKVDGKWYLVDPEGYLYFGTGIDIIRLSNSTTMTGYDFDPDKIRQRSADDLTPEDSEGLNRAPDAAIPTRRVVSDMRADMFEWLPDYDEPLGKHFGYRREAHSGPMKHGEVYSFYSANLERKYGANGADYMEEWRKVTVDRMLNWGFAALGNWTDPSYYDNDRIPFFANGWIIGDFKTVSSGNDFWAPMPDVFDPVFEERAYATVRQVAAEVKGTPWCVGVFIDNEKSFGRSETHETRLGIVIHTLGRDGNDVPTKAEFTRLMKEKYGSIDKLNKAWGKNLGSWDDFNKGVDSSFVNKDAQVEDYQVLLHAYATKYFATVNKAMKELMPNHLYLGSRFPDWGMPMPVVKAAAENVDVVSYNSYKEGLPEKKWKFLADLDMPSIIGEFHFGTLESGLYHPGLIHAANNEDRARAYTEYMHSVIDNPYMVGAHWFQYIDSPITGRAYDGENYNVGFVSVADVPYAPMVEAAKKLHNNMYERRYNDKK is encoded by the coding sequence ATGAAAAACTACAAACTCAAGGCTTTGTCCGCTGGCGTACTGCTTTGCAGTAGCCTGCTACTAGGCGCTTGCCAAGAAACCAAAACCGATGATGCGGCAGTTAAGCAACACGAAGTATTAGAAACCCTCTATAGCTTCGATGCTGACACTATCCCATCAGACGTGAAGTTTATTTACGGTAAAGGGGAATTAATAGAAGACCCTAGCGGTAAAAGCCATGAGCTTCGCGTCAAGCTAGACAGCAAAAAGAATGCTTACGCTAATGTCCACATTCAACCAGAAAAGCCTTGGGATTGGAGCCAATACAATGACTTCAGCCTAGCTATTGATGTTGGTAACCTTGGCGACGTCAGTGCTCAGATCTACGTTGATATCACCGATATTGACGGTGCTAACTACACTCGTACCATTGCCGTTCCTGTAGGCCCTGCCGAAACTTATTACGGTAAAATGCGTGGCCATGACTTAGGCACGCCAGATGGTGATGTGAATGTTGAGCTGAACTTTGAATCAGGCCTTCGTTCTAACCCCCCAACATGGAATGGTTATGACGATAATATCTTTGTCTCTCTTTGGGGGAAAAAGAACTTAAATACCTCAGGTATTGTTCGTATTGCACTGAGCGTACAGAGCGCTTTACGTGATAAAGAGTTCACCATTGATAATGTTCGCCTGATCAAAAACCCAAAACAAGACCCTAAATTCTTAGTTGGCATTGTTGATCAATACGGCCAAAACGCTAAAAATGAATTCCCAGGTAAAATCCACAGCGACGAAGAAATGCTCGCCCAACGCGATTCAGAGCTTAAAGCGCTTAAAGCCGGTAAACCCAAAGATCGCGGTAAATTTAACGGCTGGACTGCAGGCCCTAAACTCAAAGCCACTGGTTATTTCCGCACCGAAAAAGTCGATGGCAAGTGGTACTTAGTTGACCCTGAAGGCTACCTCTACTTCGGTACTGGTATCGATATTATTCGCTTGTCGAACTCAACCACCATGACCGGTTATGATTTTGACCCTGATAAAATTAGACAGCGTAGCGCAGATGATTTAACCCCTGAAGATTCGGAAGGCCTCAACCGCGCTCCAGATGCCGCCATCCCTACTCGCCGCGTTGTTAGTGACATGCGGGCCGATATGTTTGAGTGGCTTCCAGATTACGATGAGCCTTTAGGTAAGCACTTCGGTTACCGCCGCGAAGCCCATAGTGGCCCAATGAAGCATGGCGAAGTTTATAGTTTCTACAGTGCCAACCTTGAACGTAAATATGGTGCTAACGGTGCCGACTACATGGAGGAATGGCGTAAGGTTACCGTTGATCGTATGTTGAACTGGGGCTTCGCTGCCTTAGGTAACTGGACTGACCCTAGCTATTACGACAATGATCGTATTCCTTTCTTCGCCAACGGCTGGATCATCGGTGACTTTAAGACCGTAAGCTCCGGAAATGACTTCTGGGCTCCCATGCCAGATGTATTTGACCCCGTCTTTGAAGAGCGCGCTTACGCGACTGTTCGCCAAGTTGCTGCGGAAGTTAAAGGTACGCCTTGGTGTGTAGGGGTATTCATTGATAATGAAAAGAGCTTTGGCCGTTCAGAAACTCATGAAACTCGCCTAGGTATTGTTATTCACACTCTTGGACGTGACGGTAACGATGTACCGACCAAGGCCGAATTTACTCGTTTAATGAAAGAAAAATACGGCAGCATCGACAAGCTAAACAAAGCCTGGGGCAAAAACCTAGGCAGCTGGGATGACTTTAATAAAGGCGTAGACTCAAGCTTTGTTAACAAAGACGCTCAAGTTGAGGATTACCAAGTTCTATTACACGCTTATGCAACTAAGTACTTCGCTACTGTGAACAAAGCGATGAAAGAGCTAATGCCAAACCACCTCTACCTTGGCTCGCGCTTCCCTGACTGGGGCATGCCTATGCCTGTTGTCAAAGCTGCGGCAGAAAATGTCGACGTAGTTAGCTACAACAGCTACAAGGAAGGTTTACCTGAGAAAAAATGGAAGTTCCTTGCTGACCTAGATATGCCTAGCATTATTGGTGAATTCCACTTTGGTACACTTGAATCAGGTCTTTATCACCCAGGCCTTATTCACGCAGCCAATAACGAAGATCGCGCCCGTGCTTACACCGAGTACATGCACAGTGTAATCGACAACCCTTATATGGTTGGTGCTCACTGGTTCCAGTATATTGATTCGCCCATTACTGGCCGTGCTTACGATGGTGAAAACTACAATGTAGGTTTTGTCAGCGTTGCCGATGTACCTTATGCACCAATGGTAGAAGCTGCTAAAAAGCTACATAACAATATGTATGAGCGTCGCTACAACGATAAAAAGTAA
- a CDS encoding beta-galactosidase, with translation MKTSHHNGIITIMFGALFLCGCSSSHPPGKMQQQAKQHDTISTLFDFNDGVIPPEFVFNNADATLVDDNKGGKALHIKFHSQANLHTAFAITKDPGWDWSTLGDVSFALDIANDGERSSSLWINTNDGDGASYTRAISVPPGPAQTYYGKMNGHDLASPSENINIELNFESGLRSNPATWQGYEDNMFVSMWGKKNLNVSNIKRIAFSVDYALYDREITIDNIHLIQSPKADPLFLSQIVDKYGQNAKKEFNGKIHSDTELAEQRQTERQSLNQGKPEHRGKFNGWTEGPKLKATGYFRTEKVKGKWYLVDPEGYLYFGTGIDIIRLSNSTTMTGYDFDPSLVKQRAADDLTPEDSEGLNRVPDKAINSRHLVSELRANMFEWLPSYADALGKHFGYRREAHSGPMARGETFSFYSANLERKYGQNGTDYLQAWRDTTVDRMLNWGFAALGNWTDPSFYDNDRIPFFANGWIIGNYKTVSSGNDFWAALPDVFDPEFEKRAYATVQQVANEVKGSPWCVGVFFDNEKSFGRSETLESQLGIVLHTLKRDGQEVPTKAEFTRLMKEKYGNINQLNEAWGKHIQSWAEFERGIDSTLTKEGSQRATQIADYEALLYAYGAKYFGTVNKAMKELMPNHLYLGSRFADWGMPWPIVEAAADIVDVVSYNNYKDGMPAKRWAFLEKLDRPSIIGEFHFGSLESGMFHPGVTLAASNADRARAYSEYMHSVIDNPYMVGAHWFQYIDSPITGRAYDGENYNVGFVSVTDTPYKDMVDAAKAVHTNMYKRRYHGEKKLDTQ, from the coding sequence ATGAAAACAAGCCACCATAACGGCATCATAACTATTATGTTTGGAGCCTTGTTTCTATGTGGATGTAGCTCCTCACATCCCCCCGGAAAAATGCAGCAGCAAGCCAAGCAGCACGACACCATAAGTACTTTGTTTGACTTCAACGACGGCGTCATCCCCCCTGAATTCGTCTTTAATAACGCAGACGCAACGTTGGTGGACGATAACAAGGGTGGCAAAGCCTTGCATATCAAATTCCACAGCCAAGCCAACCTTCACACAGCCTTCGCCATTACTAAAGATCCAGGCTGGGATTGGAGCACTTTGGGCGATGTCAGCTTTGCTCTTGATATCGCCAATGACGGTGAACGCAGCAGCTCATTGTGGATCAACACCAATGACGGCGATGGCGCAAGCTATACCCGGGCGATCTCTGTACCTCCAGGCCCCGCGCAAACCTATTACGGTAAAATGAATGGCCATGATCTAGCTTCGCCCTCTGAGAACATTAACATCGAACTTAATTTTGAAAGTGGCCTGCGCTCGAACCCTGCAACGTGGCAAGGCTATGAAGACAACATGTTTGTATCGATGTGGGGTAAAAAAAACCTCAATGTCAGCAATATAAAGCGCATCGCCTTTAGCGTGGACTATGCCCTGTACGACCGCGAAATCACTATCGACAATATCCACCTCATTCAAAGCCCCAAAGCAGACCCTCTCTTTCTTAGCCAAATCGTCGATAAATACGGCCAAAATGCTAAAAAAGAATTTAACGGAAAAATTCACAGCGACACAGAACTCGCCGAACAACGTCAAACCGAGCGCCAGAGCCTCAATCAAGGAAAACCAGAGCATAGAGGTAAATTTAACGGCTGGACTGAAGGCCCAAAACTCAAAGCCACGGGTTATTTCCGCACCGAAAAAGTGAAAGGTAAATGGTATTTAGTAGACCCAGAGGGTTATTTATACTTTGGCACGGGGATCGATATTATTCGACTGTCTAATTCAACCACCATGACTGGCTATGACTTTGACCCCAGCCTTGTTAAACAACGTGCAGCCGACGACCTCACTCCAGAAGACTCGGAAGGTTTAAATCGAGTACCTGATAAAGCGATTAACAGTCGCCACCTTGTAAGTGAACTTAGAGCAAATATGTTTGAGTGGCTGCCAAGCTACGCTGACGCCCTCGGTAAACACTTTGGCTATCGCCGTGAAGCACATAGCGGCCCTATGGCCCGCGGTGAAACCTTTAGCTTTTATAGCGCCAACCTTGAACGAAAGTACGGCCAAAACGGTACTGATTACTTACAAGCATGGCGTGATACCACTGTCGACCGAATGCTGAACTGGGGCTTTGCAGCACTAGGTAACTGGACAGACCCCAGCTTCTACGACAATGATCGTATTCCTTTTTTCGCCAATGGCTGGATTATTGGCAACTATAAAACCGTCAGTTCAGGAAACGATTTTTGGGCAGCCCTACCTGATGTCTTTGACCCCGAATTTGAAAAACGAGCTTATGCCACCGTTCAGCAAGTAGCCAATGAAGTAAAGGGCAGCCCTTGGTGTGTTGGTGTGTTTTTCGATAATGAGAAAAGTTTTGGGCGATCGGAAACCCTTGAAAGCCAGCTCGGCATTGTTCTACATACACTAAAACGAGACGGCCAAGAGGTTCCAACAAAAGCTGAGTTTACTCGCTTGATGAAAGAGAAATACGGCAATATAAACCAACTCAACGAAGCTTGGGGCAAACATATTCAAAGCTGGGCAGAATTTGAACGCGGTATTGATTCAACTTTAACTAAAGAAGGCTCTCAACGTGCGACTCAAATTGCCGACTATGAAGCCCTTCTCTACGCCTACGGCGCCAAATACTTTGGCACAGTCAATAAGGCTATGAAAGAGCTTATGCCTAACCACCTCTACCTTGGCTCTCGTTTTGCCGACTGGGGCATGCCTTGGCCCATTGTTGAAGCTGCTGCAGATATTGTTGATGTGGTGAGCTACAACAACTACAAAGATGGCATGCCAGCCAAGCGCTGGGCCTTTTTAGAAAAATTAGACAGACCCAGCATCATTGGTGAATTCCACTTTGGCTCACTTGAATCCGGTATGTTCCACCCTGGTGTTACTCTTGCAGCCAGCAACGCCGATCGTGCCCGCGCGTATAGCGAATATATGCACAGTGTGATCGACAACCCCTACATGGTTGGCGCACATTGGTTTCAGTACATTGATTCGCCTATTACCGGCCGCGCTTACGATGGTGAAAACTACAATGTAGGGTTTGTCAGCGTCACTGATACACCTTATAAAGACATGGTTGATGCAGCAAAAGCAGTGCATACAAATATGTATAAACGCCGCTATCACGGAGAGAAGAAGCTGGACACACAGTAG
- a CDS encoding alkaline phosphatase D family protein: protein MKRRSFLAVSAAGIGTAATGISLSGCKENQAQGPKNKIDLDQAVHRPWLGNDFWANRLQDWQLNNGRIECLRGEEGIEGRTAALLTRELQAGNSQGRIRTKLGLITPGKQGVAGFLLGVGEGKLDYAGAALAQRFSGVNGGIAVLVNEQGKLSIDSFNEINKPLHYARVDRGPQASKGIGSIAAGEYWLDCFLEASVSDQHKIIVTLSNAQTGEELDRLEQDKIPSAKLQGGLMLLSSTPAKKAGARWWFSDIATEGDKIRVHPERGLGPVMGCMYSLNQSVLKLSVQFMPIAVEPTGTARLDYKMEGSSEWLQGPEEEIGNGYSALFRLNSWNTQKAAAYRIVYQGRVVFDGTIVKDPGADKELNIALFSCITPSSNSLDKSHLTKIIPEETTYGRYTPENICNPHRSTTAYCASHKPDLYVFCGDQYYETYPTRYGRDTDDAKLDTLYRWYMWYWTFREAVRNTPSVMLADDHDVLQGNLWGNSGRNSDMPKEEDGGYKWNKDLVRMVYRMQHGHNPDAYDPEPIKYNIPVTYGAFIYGGVSFALVEDRKFKTPPDYEGDPKSKTGILLGQRQEDFLKAWKDMHKGLPKILITASVWGSAQTGPDGKGLLDYDANGYPADGRTRAVKLVKDTGAMVLTGDQHLGMVCRQGVNSFDDGPLFFAGPAVQSIWQRWFEGGGKLANQRNGDPNTGDFTDTFGNKMRILAVANPPISHADYQDDNTIEWGKFLNDRKLKSEGYGIARINANREDYILECWPHDADPSKDQQFSGWPYQGKFDKV, encoded by the coding sequence ATGAAACGCCGTAGTTTTTTAGCTGTTAGTGCCGCAGGAATAGGCACTGCCGCAACAGGCATCAGCCTCAGTGGCTGTAAAGAAAATCAAGCACAAGGCCCTAAAAACAAAATAGACCTCGATCAAGCCGTGCACCGCCCTTGGCTCGGTAATGACTTCTGGGCCAACCGCCTGCAAGATTGGCAGCTTAATAATGGCCGTATTGAATGTCTGCGCGGCGAAGAAGGCATAGAGGGGCGCACAGCAGCCTTGCTAACTCGAGAGCTACAAGCCGGTAATAGCCAAGGTCGTATTCGAACTAAATTGGGCCTCATTACACCCGGTAAGCAAGGGGTTGCGGGCTTTTTACTTGGCGTCGGCGAAGGCAAGCTCGATTACGCAGGCGCAGCTTTAGCCCAGCGTTTTTCCGGTGTTAATGGCGGCATAGCCGTACTGGTCAATGAGCAAGGAAAGCTCAGCATCGATAGCTTTAACGAAATCAATAAACCACTGCATTACGCTCGTGTAGACCGAGGCCCTCAAGCCAGTAAAGGCATTGGCTCGATCGCAGCAGGGGAATATTGGTTAGATTGCTTTTTGGAAGCGAGTGTCTCTGACCAACATAAAATAATCGTGACCCTGTCAAACGCTCAAACAGGCGAAGAGTTAGATAGACTCGAACAAGATAAAATTCCTTCGGCAAAGCTGCAAGGTGGCCTGATGCTACTTAGCTCCACTCCAGCCAAAAAAGCTGGGGCCCGCTGGTGGTTTAGTGATATTGCAACTGAGGGCGACAAAATCCGCGTTCATCCAGAACGCGGACTCGGCCCCGTCATGGGCTGCATGTACAGCCTCAATCAAAGTGTACTGAAATTGAGCGTGCAGTTTATGCCAATTGCTGTCGAGCCTACAGGGACAGCTCGCCTCGATTATAAAATGGAAGGCAGCAGTGAGTGGCTACAAGGCCCAGAAGAAGAAATAGGCAATGGCTATAGCGCGCTCTTTCGACTGAACAGCTGGAACACTCAAAAGGCTGCAGCCTACCGTATTGTTTATCAAGGTCGTGTCGTTTTTGATGGCACTATTGTCAAAGACCCTGGTGCAGATAAAGAACTTAATATCGCCCTCTTCTCTTGCATTACTCCAAGTTCAAATAGCTTAGATAAAAGCCATTTGACCAAGATCATCCCTGAAGAAACCACATACGGTCGCTATACACCTGAAAATATTTGTAACCCCCATAGAAGCACAACCGCTTATTGTGCAAGCCATAAACCCGACCTCTATGTTTTTTGTGGCGACCAATATTACGAAACCTACCCCACCCGCTATGGCCGTGATACTGACGACGCCAAACTTGACACCCTATATCGCTGGTACATGTGGTATTGGACCTTCCGCGAGGCAGTGCGCAATACCCCAAGCGTCATGCTTGCTGATGACCATGACGTCTTACAGGGTAATCTCTGGGGCAACTCGGGCCGCAACTCCGACATGCCCAAAGAAGAAGATGGGGGTTACAAATGGAATAAAGACTTAGTGCGCATGGTTTATCGCATGCAACACGGACACAATCCTGATGCCTACGACCCAGAGCCCATTAAATATAATATTCCAGTTACTTATGGTGCCTTTATTTACGGCGGAGTAAGTTTTGCACTAGTGGAAGATCGAAAATTCAAAACGCCCCCCGACTACGAAGGCGATCCCAAAAGCAAAACAGGTATTTTATTAGGTCAGCGACAGGAGGACTTCCTCAAAGCGTGGAAGGATATGCATAAAGGCCTCCCTAAAATACTCATTACAGCTTCAGTCTGGGGCTCAGCGCAAACAGGCCCCGATGGTAAAGGCTTGTTAGACTACGACGCCAACGGCTATCCAGCTGATGGTCGCACCCGAGCGGTTAAACTGGTAAAAGACACCGGAGCTATGGTACTCACTGGCGACCAACATCTAGGCATGGTGTGCCGCCAAGGCGTAAACAGCTTTGACGACGGACCTCTGTTTTTTGCAGGCCCAGCTGTACAAAGCATTTGGCAACGCTGGTTTGAAGGCGGTGGTAAGCTTGCAAATCAACGCAATGGTGACCCTAACACCGGTGACTTCACCGATACTTTTGGCAATAAAATGCGTATTCTTGCCGTCGCCAACCCCCCAATATCTCACGCAGATTATCAAGACGACAACACCATCGAATGGGGTAAGTTTCTTAATGATAGAAAGTTAAAGTCTGAGGGTTATGGTATCGCGCGTATTAACGCCAATAGAGAAGACTATATATTAGAGTGCTGGCCTCACGACGCTGATCCAAGTAAAGATCAACAATTTTCAGGTTGGCCCTACCAAGGTAAGTTCGATAAGGTCTAA